In Piliocolobus tephrosceles isolate RC106 chromosome 5, ASM277652v3, whole genome shotgun sequence, a single genomic region encodes these proteins:
- the MRS2 gene encoding magnesium transporter MRS2 homolog, mitochondrial isoform X2, translating to MECLRSLPCLLPRAMRLPRRTLCALALDLTSVARPVAACGRAADLVGRSRAAQLCGPGRLRVAGEVHRLRTSDVSQATLASVAPVFTVTKFDKQGNVTSFEKKKTELYQELGLQARDLRFQHVMSITVRNNRIIMRMEKYSLLLEAVASILQNSVSFMERQTEQWLFRELPSQLSGEGQLVTYPLPFEFRAIEALLQYWINTLQGKLSILQPLILETLDALVDPKHSSVDRSKLHILLQNGKSLSELETDIKIFKESILEILDEEELLEELCLSKWSDPQVFEKSSAGIDHAEEMELLLENYYRLADDLSNAARELRVLIDDSQSIIFINLDSHRNVMMRLNLQLTMGTFSLSLFGLMGVAFGMNLESSLEEDHRIFWLITGIMFMGSGLIWRRLLSFLGRQLEAPLPPMMASLPKKTLLADRSMELKNSLRLDGLGSGRSILTNR from the exons ATGGAATGCCTGCGCAGTTTGCCCTGCCTCCTGCCCCGCGCGATGAGACTTCCCCGGCGGACGCTGTGTGCCCTGGCCTTGGACTTGACCTCTGTGGCGCGTCCCGTTGCTGCCTGCGGCCGCGCAGCCGACTTGGTTGGAAGGAGCCGGGCGGCGCAACTTTGCGGGCCGGGCCGGCTCCGCGTGGCAG GTGAAGTGCACCGGTTAAGAACTTCTGATGTCTCTCAAGCCACTTTAGCCAGTGTAGCCCCAGTATTTACTGTG ACAAAATTTGACAAACAGGGAAATGTTACTTCTTTTG aaaagaagaaaactgaattaTACCAAGAGTTAGGTCTTCAAGCCAGAGATTTGAGGTTTCAGCATGTAATGAGTATCACAGTCAGAAACAATAGGATTATCATGAGAATggag AAGTATTCTTTACTCTTGGAAGCAGTAGCTAGCATTCTTCAAAACAGTGTCTCTTTCATGGAGAGGCAGACAG AGCAATGGCTGTTCCGGGAACTCCCTTCACAGTTGTCTGGAGAGGGTCAACTCGTTACATACCCTTTACCTTTTGAGTTTAGAGCTATAGAAGCACTCCTGCAATATTGG ATCAACACCCTTCAGGGGAAACTTAGCATTTTGCAGCCACTGATCCTTGAGACCTTAGACGCTTTGGTGGACCCCAAACATTCTTCTGTAGACAGAAGCAAACTGCACATTCTACTACAGAATGGCAAAAG TCTATCAGAGTTAGAAAcagatattaaaattttcaaagagTCAATTTTGGAGATCTTGGATGAGGAAGAGTTGCTAGAAGAGCTCTGTCTATCAAAATGGAGCGACCCGCAAGTCTT TGAAAAGAGCAGTGCTGGGATTGACCATGCAGAAGAGATGGAGTTGCTGTTGGAAAACTACTACCGATTGGCTGACGATCTCTCCAATGCAGCTCGGGAGCTTAGGGTGCTGATTGATGATTCACAAAGTATTATTTTCATCAATCTGGACAG CCACCGAAACGTGATGATGAGGTTGAATCTACAGCTGACCATGGGAACCTTCTCTCTTTCGCTCTTTGGACTAATGGGAGTTGCTTTTGGAATGAATTTGGAATCTTCCCTTGAAGAG GACCACAGAATTTTTTGGCTGATTACAGGGATTATGTTCATGGGAAGTGGCCTCATCTGGAGGCGCCTGCTTTCATTCCTTGGACGACAGCTGGAAGCTCCATTGCCTCCTATG ATGGCCTCTTTACCTAAAAAGACTCTTCTGGCAGATAGAAGCATGGAATTGAAAAACAGCCTCAGGCTGGATGGACTTGGATCAGGAAGGAGCATCCTAACAAACCGTTAG
- the MRS2 gene encoding magnesium transporter MRS2 homolog, mitochondrial isoform X1: MECLRSLPCLLPRAMRLPRRTLCALALDLTSVARPVAACGRAADLVGRSRAAQLCGPGRLRVAGEVHRLRTSDVSQATLASVAPVFTVTKFDKQGNVTSFEKKKTELYQELGLQARDLRFQHVMSITVRNNRIIMRMEYLKAVITPECLLILDYRNLNLEQWLFRELPSQLSGEGQLVTYPLPFEFRAIEALLQYWINTLQGKLSILQPLILETLDALVDPKHSSVDRSKLHILLQNGKSLSELETDIKIFKESILEILDEEELLEELCLSKWSDPQVFEKSSAGIDHAEEMELLLENYYRLADDLSNAARELRVLIDDSQSIIFINLDSHRNVMMRLNLQLTMGTFSLSLFGLMGVAFGMNLESSLEEDHRIFWLITGIMFMGSGLIWRRLLSFLGRQLEAPLPPMMASLPKKTLLADRSMELKNSLRLDGLGSGRSILTNR; encoded by the exons ATGGAATGCCTGCGCAGTTTGCCCTGCCTCCTGCCCCGCGCGATGAGACTTCCCCGGCGGACGCTGTGTGCCCTGGCCTTGGACTTGACCTCTGTGGCGCGTCCCGTTGCTGCCTGCGGCCGCGCAGCCGACTTGGTTGGAAGGAGCCGGGCGGCGCAACTTTGCGGGCCGGGCCGGCTCCGCGTGGCAG GTGAAGTGCACCGGTTAAGAACTTCTGATGTCTCTCAAGCCACTTTAGCCAGTGTAGCCCCAGTATTTACTGTG ACAAAATTTGACAAACAGGGAAATGTTACTTCTTTTG aaaagaagaaaactgaattaTACCAAGAGTTAGGTCTTCAAGCCAGAGATTTGAGGTTTCAGCATGTAATGAGTATCACAGTCAGAAACAATAGGATTATCATGAGAATggag tatttGAAAGCTGTGATAACTCCGGAGTGTCTTCTGATATTAGATTATCGTAATTTAAACTTAGAGCAATGGCTGTTCCGGGAACTCCCTTCACAGTTGTCTGGAGAGGGTCAACTCGTTACATACCCTTTACCTTTTGAGTTTAGAGCTATAGAAGCACTCCTGCAATATTGG ATCAACACCCTTCAGGGGAAACTTAGCATTTTGCAGCCACTGATCCTTGAGACCTTAGACGCTTTGGTGGACCCCAAACATTCTTCTGTAGACAGAAGCAAACTGCACATTCTACTACAGAATGGCAAAAG TCTATCAGAGTTAGAAAcagatattaaaattttcaaagagTCAATTTTGGAGATCTTGGATGAGGAAGAGTTGCTAGAAGAGCTCTGTCTATCAAAATGGAGCGACCCGCAAGTCTT TGAAAAGAGCAGTGCTGGGATTGACCATGCAGAAGAGATGGAGTTGCTGTTGGAAAACTACTACCGATTGGCTGACGATCTCTCCAATGCAGCTCGGGAGCTTAGGGTGCTGATTGATGATTCACAAAGTATTATTTTCATCAATCTGGACAG CCACCGAAACGTGATGATGAGGTTGAATCTACAGCTGACCATGGGAACCTTCTCTCTTTCGCTCTTTGGACTAATGGGAGTTGCTTTTGGAATGAATTTGGAATCTTCCCTTGAAGAG GACCACAGAATTTTTTGGCTGATTACAGGGATTATGTTCATGGGAAGTGGCCTCATCTGGAGGCGCCTGCTTTCATTCCTTGGACGACAGCTGGAAGCTCCATTGCCTCCTATG ATGGCCTCTTTACCTAAAAAGACTCTTCTGGCAGATAGAAGCATGGAATTGAAAAACAGCCTCAGGCTGGATGGACTTGGATCAGGAAGGAGCATCCTAACAAACCGTTAG